Below is a genomic region from Cyprinus carpio isolate SPL01 chromosome B6, ASM1834038v1, whole genome shotgun sequence.
tgatgttctttttctgaaatgcggtgttacttttacgccagacgttatgggacacacaccttccaaaaagttcaacttttgtctcgtcagtccacagagtattttcccaaaagtcttggggatcataaagatgttttctggcaaaactaaGACGaacctttatgttctttttgctcagcagcggctttcgtcttggaactctgccatgcagaccatttctGCCCAGTCTTCTTTCTTATGCtggaatcatgaacactgaccttaactgaggcaagtgagttctgcagttctttggatgttgttgtggggtcttttgtgacctcttggatgagtcgtcgctgtgctctgggggtaattttggtcagccggacactcctgggaaggttctccactgttccatgttttgtcatttgtgaataatgtctctcgctgtggttcgctggagtcacttcttcacacagggccatgtagttttggattttgttttcccttaataataaaaaccttcatttaaaacctgcaaaactttttcacaacactgtatatacagtacagaccaaaagtttgggaaacattactatttttaatgtttttgaaagaagtttcttctgctcatcaagcctgcatttatttgatcaaaaatacagaaaaaaaaaaattatattgtgatatattattacaatttaaaataattgtttttaaatttattatactttagatgtatcatttatttctgtgatgcaaagctgaatttttaggatcattatcacatgatcctttagaaatcattctaatatgatgattcattatcaaagttggtaaacagttctgctgcttaatatttttttcagaacgtgatacttttttaggatactttgatgaataaaaagtaaaaaaaaaaaaagaagctatgtttttaaaatattaatattttgtaataacaatatacactactggtcagtaatttggggtcagtaatttttttttctttcatttttttaaataaaatcaatacttttattcatcaaggatgtgttaaattgataaaaagtgatagtaaagaaaatatattattagaatatatattattagaaatgtttttttttattattttgaataaatgcagttctttttaacctttttattcatcaaatatattagacagcagaacggtttccaacactcataataaatcagaatattagaatgatttctaaatgatcatgtgatagactggatgttacatgtgacactgaagactggagtaatgatgctgaaaaattcagctttgcatcacaggaataaattattttttttaaagtatattcaaatagaaaaactattattttaagtggtaataatattttacaatattactgttttttttttctgtatttttgatcaaataaatgcaggcttgatgagcaaaagagacttctttcaaaaaacattaaaaatagtaatgtttccaaacttttggtctggactgtatatatgtatatgtattaatttatacaaactaCCAAGACATTTTAAAGCTTGAAAAttagatggggaaaaaaaatacaaataaaaagtaatttaacattaagaaaaaaacactgtttgaaatatctcagtgatactaaaaaaCGCACTGGTTTGAAAACCTTCATTTTGATTTGGAAAATTATTGTAGTAATTTATTAAACTAGTACAACTACTTAATATTGTTTTTCGTTTCTCTTGTAATGGCAGGGAGCTGTGACACCTCAGAGATTAAATCTACATCACTGAATGGAGAAGGCAGCAGTGGAAGCTGCGGTGATTCAGGTATCCCAGCATGCCAGAGTACAGAAGGGCTAGATTTACATGTTAAATGGaaatatgtgtaaatgtttttgagaGCACATTCATATCAGTGTTGGTTTCACAAATGTGGAGTCTGTAGATATGTATTTCATCACTTTTTCTCTTGGAAATCTGATGCAATTTCAACTTTAAAAGAAATATGTTGCTGCATTAATTCCTGATATTATGCAACATGGTCACGTTGTATGAAACAGTTATTACTCCATACCGGTTACCATACTAGGCAGTATACATGCTGTGCAGTATGCTGAAAGCAGTTTATGTTAGTATGCATTCATTATATTCATCTTGACAGTAGATGGTGGAGTTAGAGAACTTATGTTTTTTCGTACAACACCAGCACAGGCTTTAGTGTTAGCAGTGAATGAAAGGATTAATTATGTATGCTACTATTCAAAAACTgagctcagtaagattttttttaaacatgtttgtaaaagaagtctcttatgattaccaaggtcaaaaatacagtaaaacagtaaatattgtgaaacatcattacaatttaaaataatctttttttttctgcttattataaatgttgaaaacagttgcgctgcttcatgtttttgtggaagctcttatatatttatatatatatatatatattttttttttttttttttttttttttttttttcaggattctttaaagaacagaatttattttaaatgtattgtaacagtataaatgtctttactgtctcttttgatcaatataatgcatccttgctggaaaaaaataatcaccctaaacttttgaatggtagtacatttaaatgtaataataggcATTTAAGTACACATCATACAAATATGAAAGTATATGTCCTCAATGACCCTCTCAAATTCAATACTAATATCAGCATGAAAAATAGcctataataataatctttattgatataattttcttaattttttgtgtgtttggtgtatttGTTGAATCTGTGCGGGATATTAGCAGATATTTGAATTATCCCTACTATACAAATAAAGTGGTCATCGTGTCATTTAGGGACATGCATGTCAGGCTTCTCTGTTGTCTTGTCCTTAAAAAGAGACAGCTGTTATATCTGTCAGCCTGTATGTGCACAGAAGGTTTAGAGACTATAATCTAGAAAGACTTTAAAATAAGAATATGATGTGTGTTTTAAGAAGGTTTAGCAGAATTATGAATAAGGGTCACATGTAACGtaagtttgctgaaaatgtgctcaccctcaggccatccaccctcaggagtttgtttcttcgtcagaacagatttggagaaatgtagcattacatcatcacttgctcaacaacggatcctctgcagtgaatgggtgccgtcagaatgagagtccaaacagctggatcctctgcagtgaatgggtgccgtcagaatgagagtccaaacagcacccattcactgggatgtgtgtttgtttctggtgaaaatgagtccataatccataatgatgcttcctccagtgacaaagtccatctcctgttatCCTTTCACTtcaaaatccatcaacatattGGTTTCAGACTGTTTTgtcttgtaaacagtgcttgttctgtgcagatttctctcctgattcagaccagagaattctttcagcaaatgtttttatttttaatttttttcagaaaaagcaACATTATGGATGGAGTATTATGGCTGGAAGCAATGGTCCaaagtttaaaatgtcttaatgatggatttgtttcttataaacatgcagcttttcacttctcaagacattaactgatggactggagtgctgtggattattgtgattattttatcagctgtatggactctcattctgacggcacacaTTCAATGCAGAGcgtccattgctgagcaagtgatggaatgctacatttctccaaatttgttccaataaagaaacaaccATTTTCATCAAATtgacatttttggttgaactattcctttaagaatggATGTTAGCGATCAGTCATGCATTTGTTGGTTCAATCACTCAAGCTGTGCTCGTCTTTTTCCCACTCAGCTCCGGGACCGTCCACATCCGGCGAGTGCTCTAAGATGTTAAAGGCCCCCGCGGGACCCATCGCTGGCAGTAAGAGATCGATCCAGGACATGAAGGACAAATCTGAAACCTACAAGTCACTCTTCACCTCCCACAGCTCTGCCAAACGTACCAAAGACCAGATATCCAACTGGGTCACACACACGCCTTACCACTTTTGAGTGTGTTCTTCTTAGTGAAGCTCGCTCTCTAGTGGTCAGTCTTTGTAGGagcaacattttcactgacagattgatgctttgtttttagcagatttcttttttcaccattgcattttatttacatttataagatCATCTTCATTTAGTTGCATGCTTAAGTGTTTATTTTCAGTAAACCCATGTTGGCTTGAGTGTTAAATGTCTTttccattaacattttttttttgtctggattGTGCTTTGCAGCAGCATCTTGTTTTAAACTGCTTTATTCAGgattaaacatgaaatgtattgcagtaaaaataaacttaaaggcAGATAATTTTGTTTTCCTCAGGAGTATAAACACGTGTTCCTCAAGTGCTTGAGCATTTCTTGTTACGCTATCACAGAAATAACCAACTAGTTACTGTAGTTATGTATTGTACTTTTAAACCTGCATTATTTGTGAACACAATAAAGGTCCGATCTGGGAGAAATCATGCGTTGTTGCTGTCAATTTGTCAGTAATGTCTCTCAATACtgcttttgaccacaaggtggcagtaGATGTCTAAGAATAAGCGCTCCCGCAGTCGAACAGCATGAGACCTGATGTAGTTGTCTGTTTCTTGGCTTTTTGCAGTTCCCCATAATGTAATCGTTTATGTTCATGTGACAGGTGCTTAAATAAAAACTCTACATTTTCAGGTAAGTGTCTTAATTCCTGAGTGCGTGAGAAAGCTTGAAATATTGCATGCTTGGAATGTCAAATTTAATGAATTGTATTACTCAAGGTAGCAGAATCTTATGCAACAtgttctgtggaacatgaaatgCCAGCTAAGAAAGCTGTTACTTGTTAAGCGTAATTCTTTtacctaaaactttaaaatgatatAAGAATGTATTGCAAACGAAATTAAATCTCCAACATTTTCTTTAAAGGTTTTCATGTAGGACTATCACTTAATATATTCAAGGTCCCCTCCGTAATcgaaaatgtcatgtaaatatcAGGTAATTGTGTGAATTCTTTAGATCGTCTTGACTTGCGATGATTTATTTTTAGCCTACTGtggatgtttatttaattaaagcgTCGTTGTGCAGTAGTGTGCTGCTCCACAGAACTGGAGTGATGACTAATCATCCTCATCGATCGGAATGCTGCGGCCCCCGTTCAGGTGTTCTGAGAGTGTGCGCATGCGCGCTGCGTGCTCTGCGCATCCAGGTGTATGAGTGGCGCGAGCGCGGTTGATGAGAGCATTCGCTGCTTCACAGCGGGACCGAACAGCTGAAGCAGATGTCGCTGCTGGAGAGGCTGGACTGGCGGGTACGTTTCCATTACAGTCTTATTGCTATTAATGCCAAGaggaatacatttatttatttatttatttattggtgggGGGAAAATTCGACATTTGTCAATTgatgatgttttatatttgtttgtataggCCTAGTAAAGGGTTTAAATTCGTGTAAACTGGAGCCTGAATTTTTGCATGCGTTTGCAGAATGTACAGCCTAAAGGAAGCAgggtaataacaacaacaacagctattaacaataatagtaataataaaacaataacaaataattggCAAATTGCGGTGCCTTTATTTCTTCGGCTGTGAAGCTTAACACCTGTCTGAACATTTAACAGCAGGACTTAGCAGTTTTATTCGATTTTATGAATTTAGCAGACGCCTTTTTGAAGGAAAAACGCGCGCTTGATCACTGTTAAAATGTACAGCACGAGCAGAGAACTGTTGGGAGTATTTTAACACCCAGCAATTTAACCAATTAGAAAGAGCTACTGAAATCATACGTGAGCACCACGTGAGGTCATACGTCTCTGTAAAAAAATCACATAGCTTTtacagactaaataaataaatagttttttattatttatttatttattttttaaagcaacaacATCATTTAACTCATTGGTTATTATCTGATTTGTGCATCAATCCGTGCATCTGATTCAGCTGATTCTCttcttaaatttgatttattcaacttccacttaaaagaaaaaaagctaaaaatgtaatgtttgatcCGACGATGATGGTTCCAGTGTTTCGTATTGGCTACACATTTGTTTagatgcatacatttttaattgttagcCTGTTACTGTTTTATGCAactgtttgatctttttttttttctgtgcgtttttattaattgcattgcttaaaattaaatttaaaaggtCGGTGTTAAGGTGGGCATACAATAATTCTGAGGACAGTTTAATACAATAATTCATGTACAAAATTTAAACTgatttgaattcttttttttttctttcattcctcTTTTTCTCTAAATGTTACAACCTGCATTCTGTTACTGTTAGGTTGTAACAACAGCGCTTTTTGGCATTCATTTATACAGTTTTAGAATAAGTTGTATATTTCAAAATTACTTCCATTTGTATcagataaatgtgaaaatatatataaaggtatGACGGAAAAAACACTGAGCTACAGACTTCACAGCACAGACTTCACAGTTACAACAATTTCCGGTCTTCAGTAACGctaataaaacacacagaacacacatttttGGCCTgtgtgttattaaataaataatgaaacagcatgcatattatattttcAACTGTATTATCCAGTACTTTGTAGGCCTTCATGTTAGCACATCATGGGCCTGCATGATCACGGATTGTTAAATTGAAATGCGCCtcagtaatttattttcaacGAAATCAAATAGCCCAATCCGTATAATTATTACgattttagtaatttgtttattatttctgAGACAAATCCAATAAATGATTACATCCTACTAGGCTATGCTATATGCTTATTTGCGGATTCCGTTCACTATTTCAGACGATGTGTTTTGAGCCGAAATAAAACGCTTACGGTGaatgacattttctgttttaaattaatagcTATCTCACACTGATGATTCATCAGTCAGTTATTAAATCATTCTGATTCCGTTTTGCACAAACGAAGCAAAACGAGAATACCGAGTCTTCAGGTTAGGCAtaggtaaataataattattgtctTACGACATTTGgcattcatgcattttattattgCCTGAGTGGACGTTTTGCTTGCTATTTCAGCAGGTTACATAAACAGATGTTTCTCCCTCGGGGTTACAGTAGAGTCTGCGTGTGTGGAAGTATCTGACAGTAACTTCATTCAGATTACAAAGGAATCAAACTCGCCCGTGCGCTTCATTTCTCTCAGTCCAGCTCGAGCCGCAGGCGCTTTGACCCACAGATACATTTAATTCACCTGCATTAACAGACTAAACCCGGATTAAGACTTTCTTTcgtcttttttccctctcttgcTGTCTTTTTGTTTACGAATTTTCAAATCTCTAATGCAGACATTTTCCACtctaaaataggctactttgcattcattattattattattagtagtagtaggctagtactagtagtattttaatatattccattttaatcaatttatttttaggtagttaagcaaacacacacacacacacacacacacacttaatatattccattttaattaaaacatacagtTGATCTGTAAAGCATAAATCATTAGTgaaaacgtttttatttattattattattattattattattattattattattactttgctTTTTTCACTCTAATTTACTGCGTTTGTTTTCATTGCAAAGtatctaataagcataaaaatttAGGGAAGAAATGTCAAATATCTTTTTGCTTGTCCAATTTTTGCACTCCAgttaacatctatctatctatctatctatctatctatctatctatctatctatctatcaatcgtTCTAACGTTCCATCTATCCATCGTTCTGACTAATTATAATTGCGTAAATgacctttaattttaattaaaacatgttacCATTCCTCGTTTGTAGAGTTTGCTTCAGTAAATGGCAAATCGTCGCAATTTTTCGTTCAGGATTAATTTGTCCTCTGAACAGACGGACAGTTCCGCGATTGGTCCGTCTCTCTGACAGTAGCCAATCAGCAGCAGGTTCTTCGCTCTGACGTAGTCAGCGCGCAGTAGGTCACCGCCCACCGCTGACTCTTGCAAATATAGCAGTGAGAGTCCAAAGCGAGTCAGTGAGTCGAGCCTGAGCCGCTCTGTTGTCCGTCAGAGGGAGTCGAGTGCTTCTGTCTAGCGCGTCTGTTTGGACCGGAACCCTCAAGTTTGTGTCGCGAGCTGCCTGAGTTTCTGTTCCTTCATCCTCCTTCAACACTGAGTTGATGCTTCACTTCTGCGCGGCGCGCGCCGGACTCTCTGGATTATATTCGAGACCGCAAACAAACATCAGCACAGATAAACACGTCTGAGATCACGCGCGGCAAAGACAAAATGTTGTGGAAATTAGCAGATAACGTGAAGTATGAAGATGACTGCGAGGTAAGAGGAAGAAGCGAACCCACGCGCGTTTTCATGTGCAGGTTGAGGGGCAGATTTTATTGAAGAATTAAAACATGCATTGtctgtttataatttaaaatatggaaATTTGGCATTGTTATTTCccaaaaaaatatgcaaagtaACTAGGTACTAAAATGTTTCATTCTTATTGTAGCCCAAGAAATATAGCCTACCTATAAGCcattttcttttttagtgaaatattttaaatttgatcttGCGCAAATACACAGAACTGTACCAAATTGaataatattttcattgaaaatatttatattgaaaaaatattttcataagaatttactaaaattatatgtaggctgtaataatatttattgttacaaATTAGTTCAGCCGGTAATAAGTAGCTAAGTAGACCTTTAACAAAATCATAATAGTAATgacaatagtaataaaataattaatgcaatttaattcaAGACGCAATTTAATtcagagttttcattttaacGCAGAGTGGATCTTTACAACGTGATTCCGAAAAAAGTGCATTTGTCGCGAGCACGATTGTTTCAAATATCGGGTTTCAATATAAATATGAGAGAAAACTCTCAAGTGTAATTCATGTGGTCTCAATTAAGCTGTCTAGAAATGGCCCGTCGCTCATTGTCATTCATGTGTCTCTGGTGACAGTAACTATCCAGGCAACTTCGCCAGACAATAGAAGTCATGAATGCACACTATACAGTCCACTCGAGCTGAATACCGACTCAGCAGACGAACAGCTGATGCTCAGTTAGAATGAGAGCAAATAACTTTGTAGAAATGTTTGGTTTGATAACCTTCCATATGTGTTGCATGtgataacatctaaattaacagGCCAAATGCGTTCGATGTGACTGAATAAATagttaaatgaacaaaaatgcgtTTAATCGGGTAGAAACATATCTTTAAGTCAacaagttaaagtttatttttttattttttattttattctaaggGTTTTGAGCTTACATTAAATTTTGCATGATAAACTAAAGAACATGCAAATTGGAGTtttgaatttgcatgaaaatgTTTATGATTTGTTAACTATCCTTGAGAATTGTGCCATGTTCAGGAAAAAAGTAGTctttttgcatttagatttgaaaaatgtttatttttttatttaactcaaaTATGAATTGCTTGTTCTCCGAATTTAAGCATTATACTAGTTCATTTTTCAGATGTATGTTCTCCAGAGGTATTCAAGTGATCAGAATGTAGCAAAAATCAGCTGAACTCGTTGTTGTGTGCATGGTTTCAATGTGATGCACTCTCTATTTCAGCAGGAAAGACATGATGTTAGCAGCAACGGAAACCCCCGTTTACCTCACATTCCCACGGTGAGCCAGCACCTCTACAGCCCACCACCGTCCCTCTCGCACACCGCCAGCTCGGACTTCCAGCCGCCGTACTTCCCTCCCCCTTACCAGCATCTGCCGTACACCCAACCTAACGACCCGTACTCTCACCTGGGCGACCCGTTTAGTATCAACTCAATACACCAGTCTACAGCACCTAATCAGCAACAGTCATGGCCCGGACGGCAAGGTCAAGAGGCCATCGGGTCTCACGGCCGCAGCGGACTCGCCAGCCCCATTCTGGGCCTGGaagggggctcgtccgggatgcGGCGGGATGGTTTTAGGAGACCGGAGCTGCTGCCTCCACACATGCATGGAATCGATTCCATAGGTGATAACATCAGTTTGCATGATATAGGCCACGGATTGGATGATGTTCAGGTGAGTTGATGTgataaatgatttcataattatttatttgggaTTACGTGGATAGTGATGCATTTGCTGGTTCTTTCTTGCAGCAAGAAGGTGATCACAGTATTGTAATTCCTGATCATACAGTCATCAAAAAAGGTTGGTTGCATTTCTATTTTCTAAcataaatttattttcagttagtttttaGGTTCACATTAAAATGGGAAAGATGTGAATATTAGTCTTgtaattttgctttaaaataaaaaaattttttttattattattttaattttacagtacaataacattattaaatatatatttattttgtgtaatttatttaataataaccacAATGAAAACATAATAGTATTTTGTAgtattaaattggtcaaaaacaGTGGGGAAAGTTGACTGTAAAAACTTGAGtagaaagagcttttttttttgtaaaactgttCAAACTATGATTTTAgctgtttatttgtaaataataataataataataataataattcaactgCCTAATTTAGATACTTTTTTGTTAATCACCTTTTACATCAAATGTTCCTGTTGCGTGACAAATGAAGGTAGAAAAATGCCATGTAGTCTCTCAGATAATATGAGCTCattatgcataataattatgAAGTGTAAGGATCACAAAATGTTAGgcctatttaaaacaattttatgtgaaatttagcatttcaggacttttcaatttaattaaccttctattattttgtgaagcatgttttgaataaaataagaTCGTGTTCTTGAACTATAATGTATCATGATTCTTTCAAGCTGAATAATTTCGCTTTAAACTTATGCAACTcgtgttaataattttataatgctATCCAGATCTTTAGAAGGACTTGATCTGTTTAATCCATGTTAAAGACTAAAATCTTGCACCTTTGCTGtttatgtggaaaaaataaagtcAGGCTCCAGATTTCGGCTTGTCCGAGCCAACGGTTCAGGTGGGAGGAGTTGAGGTGGTGCTGGTTCATGCATATATCGCTAATCCTTTTGGTCATGTGGTCCATTTAACTAATCTGGCATTGATCCGCGGAGCATTCTGTCACTCTTTCAGCATGAATGGAAAGCCAAAGAAAGGATTCCTCTCAAAATGGCAGACTAGCCAAAGTTGTAGATGTTGGGCAATCCTTAAAATGGTGTGTTTGCTCAGAGAGAGGAGGCCTAGGCCTGTTTTTTAGTCTTTTGAAACAGGACTTTCAGAACGCAATTCTGCcccgctacacacacacacacaaacacgttcaAGGAGACAAGAATCAACTGTAGTTGGGGTGTGGCTGCTTTTAAACATGCATGGGTATTTTGTTCAGTCCTATGCTGTGACACGAAATCGTCTTAAATAAGCAAAACCGAAAGACAGTTTTGAacatctgtttgttttgtgtgatcACTAGCTGCTGAATGAGTGGTTtgtatcagtggttctcaacaggTTTTGCTTTAGGACACTTTAGTTACATCAACCCAATACAACACTAAAACTGTGTAGCATGCAAAAGTAAATGAGAATGTCTTTACATTGGCAGCGGATAAGCATTACAGTGTTTGTTATTTAgtaaccttcttttttttttttttcatggttttatggTTGAATGCATGCATTTTGATATCTGTTTAATTTGATAGCTTTTGCCAAGTTACAAATGCATGAGTTTAATTGAGTTAACCtttccataaaaaaacaacaacaacaaaaaaaaaagcatttatccAACCTTTCAAATGttgatatttctatttattttgctgtgaTAACTATGCAGATGATGGGTTCTGATATATGCTTATAAAATGCATCTAAATATGTGATATATTTAGATGCATTTTGTAATAAGCATATATCAGAACCCATCAGTTGAGAACCACTTATTAATTACctttagttttattcttttttttttgcttaaaaaatgaatatagttATGTAAGAGAGTTGAAGATGCACTAAAGATCACTGAAGTATTCACAGCAAAAAATTGAGATTGTTTGGTGGTCTTTACCACCTCCTGTATAATCCTGCAGCGTCTGTATTATGTTGCGGTCAGGAGTTGACTGACAGATTCTGGCATTTATTTTAGTCAGTCagtaatttagattttctttcgAGTCACCGAAGTGACTTCCTGAATTAATGTCTATGCCAATATTTTAGTCGACATGATTATAGCATGGTTGACTGCTCTGTCTAATTCTGGTTCATTTCAAAATTTATGTCACATGTTTGGCTTGAATTTATTCCATCTTCATCTATACCAGCTTCAGCTTCTACTTTGCAAGTGCATCTGAAAATATTCACtctttttctaaacaaaatggtGAAGGTAAACCTTGTTCTTTCTAATTACAGTCAGTTCAACTTCCTTGTTAAAAAAATAGTGTGCAATTAAAATCGGAGCTTTCTTAGCTCAATCATTAATCAGCAAATTCTCCCGAGATCAATTGATCTGAGCTGTTATATTTTTATAGCTCTGTAGTGATAATGAATGTCATTTATCTCTATTTTTATATATCCTAAAGACaaagtttgtttctttctctcctgTATTTCTGGAGCTGTTTGATTGACCGATATATATCTCATCTCCAGGTCCGATGTCCCTGGCGAAGGGAAGCCCATTTGGGATTCCCTTTCAGAAAGAGTCTCTGCTGGGAATGGTATCAAATCCCACTGAGGTCTTCTGTTCAGTACCTGGTCGACTCTCT
It encodes:
- the LOC109092391 gene encoding LOW QUALITY PROTEIN: transcription factor AP-2 gamma-like (The sequence of the model RefSeq protein was modified relative to this genomic sequence to represent the inferred CDS: inserted 2 bases in 1 codon) encodes the protein MLWKLADNVKYEDDCEQERHDVSSNGNPRLPHIPTVSQHLYSPPPSLSHTASSDFQPPYFPPPYQHLPYTQPNDPYSHLGDPFSINSIHQSTAPNQQQSWPGRQGQEAIGSHGRSGLASPILGLEGGSSGMRRDGFRRPELLPPHMHGIDSIGDNISLHDIGHGLDDVQQEGDHSIVIPDHTVIKKGPMSLAKGSPFGIPFQKESLLGMVSNPTEVFCSVPGRLSLLSSTSKYKVTVAEVQRRLSPPXCLNASLLGGVLRRAKSKNGGRSLREKLDKIGLNLPAGRRKAANVTLLTALVEGEAVHLARDFGYVCETEFPAKAIAEYLGRPHVERNEINSRKTMLLAAKQICKEFTDLLTQDRSPLGNSRPAPILEPGIQSCLTHFSLITHGFGSPAICAAMTSLQNYLNEALKQVDKMYVSSTGDSSQVSSDGSNKVDKMDKHRK